A genomic region of Leptolyngbya sp. NIES-2104 contains the following coding sequences:
- a CDS encoding glycoside hydrolase 100 family protein, giving the protein MSIEERAWELLEKSVVYYQGREIGTIAACDTEIAALNYDQCFVRDFISSALLFLMRGRFEMVRNFLEETLRLQPKTTQFDSSKPSRGLMPASFKIIAYEGGEYLKADFGDHAIGRVAPADSGLWWIILLRAYVIATGDISFASQLEVQEGIRFILELCLVTRFDMYPMVLVPDGASMIDRRMGTYGHPLDIQALFYAALRASLELLVESDENQKMIQGIHSRLIPLRRQLREHYWLDPERLNVIYRYRVEEYGEEALNQFNIYSDSIPFYKLANWLPEAGGYMAGNLGPSQLDVRFFSIGNLMSIVSALATERQSHKILNLIELRWTDLVGQMPMKLCYPALEDVEWRIVTGADPKNRPWSYHNGGSWPVLLWMLTAAAKKMNRGELAHHAIAIAERRLLEDHFPEYYDGPDGRLIGKEARRYQTWTIAGYLLAKELLANPDHLKLINFDWEAK; this is encoded by the coding sequence TTGAGCATCGAAGAGAGAGCCTGGGAATTGTTAGAAAAATCGGTTGTGTATTATCAGGGTCGAGAGATTGGCACGATCGCTGCCTGTGACACTGAAATCGCCGCCCTGAACTACGACCAATGTTTTGTCCGAGACTTTATTTCATCCGCGCTGCTGTTTTTAATGCGGGGCAGATTTGAGATGGTTCGCAACTTTCTCGAAGAAACGTTAAGACTCCAGCCGAAAACGACTCAGTTCGACTCTTCTAAACCCAGTCGCGGCTTGATGCCTGCTAGTTTCAAAATTATTGCTTACGAAGGCGGAGAGTATCTCAAAGCCGACTTTGGTGATCATGCGATCGGGAGAGTTGCCCCCGCTGATTCCGGATTGTGGTGGATCATTTTGCTCAGAGCTTATGTGATTGCCACCGGAGACATTAGTTTTGCTTCTCAATTAGAGGTGCAAGAAGGCATTCGCTTTATCTTAGAACTCTGCTTGGTGACACGGTTTGACATGTATCCGATGGTGTTGGTTCCCGATGGTGCCAGCATGATCGATCGACGTATGGGAACCTATGGTCATCCGCTCGACATTCAAGCTCTGTTCTATGCTGCCCTCAGAGCCAGCCTAGAATTGCTCGTCGAGAGCGATGAAAACCAGAAAATGATTCAGGGGATTCACAGCCGTTTAATTCCGCTCAGACGGCAACTGAGAGAGCATTATTGGCTCGATCCAGAGCGGTTGAATGTGATTTACCGCTATCGAGTCGAAGAATACGGCGAAGAGGCGCTCAACCAGTTCAACATCTATTCTGATTCAATCCCGTTCTACAAGCTGGCAAATTGGTTGCCAGAAGCAGGCGGATACATGGCAGGGAACTTAGGACCCTCACAGTTGGATGTGCGCTTCTTTTCGATTGGAAATCTGATGTCGATCGTGTCTGCACTCGCCACTGAAAGACAATCTCACAAGATTCTGAACCTGATCGAACTGCGCTGGACTGATTTAGTCGGACAGATGCCGATGAAGCTCTGTTATCCTGCCCTTGAAGATGTCGAATGGCGCATTGTCACCGGAGCCGATCCAAAGAATCGTCCTTGGTCGTATCACAATGGCGGGAGTTGGCCCGTTTTACTTTGGATGCTCACCGCAGCGGCGAAAAAGATGAATCGCGGAGAACTCGCGCATCATGCGATCGCCATTGCAGAACGTCGATTACTCGAAGATCACTTCCCCGAATACTATGACGGTCCCGATGGTCGATTGATCGGCAAAGAAGCACGGAGATATCAAACTTGGACGATCGCAGGTTATCTACTCGCAAAAGAACTGTTAGCCAAC
- a CDS encoding type II toxin-antitoxin system HicB family antitoxin, whose translation MLIQWSDEDECFLVGFPDFPGQHWQTHGETYQEAFTNGIEALESLVAAYEQTGEPLPEPRTVCTAA comes from the coding sequence ATGCTGATTCAGTGGTCAGACGAAGATGAATGTTTTCTAGTCGGATTTCCTGATTTTCCAGGTCAGCACTGGCAAACACATGGAGAAACCTATCAAGAAGCCTTTACCAATGGAATTGAGGCACTTGAATCGCTGGTTGCCGCCTACGAGCAAACTGGAGAGCCTTTACCAGAACCAAGAACTGTTTGCACTGCTGCTTGA
- a CDS encoding thiol-disulfide oxidoreductase DCC family protein has protein sequence MTNPTWKIKLLYDRECPLCMREVNFLKRRDNDRGLVAFVDIADANYSPEENGGIDYETAMGRIHAVLPDGSTIKNVEVFRRVYEVLGMGWVYAITKIPVFGWLADKLYEIWADWRLALTGRPDLASIVAEREKCSIEGRCRVEKR, from the coding sequence ATGACAAATCCCACTTGGAAAATCAAGCTGCTCTATGATCGTGAATGTCCGCTCTGTATGCGAGAAGTCAACTTTTTGAAACGGCGAGACAACGATCGGGGTTTAGTCGCATTTGTAGACATTGCCGACGCGAACTATTCCCCTGAAGAGAACGGTGGGATTGATTACGAAACCGCTATGGGTCGGATTCACGCCGTACTACCCGATGGCAGCACAATTAAGAATGTCGAGGTGTTTCGGCGCGTTTACGAAGTGCTCGGCATGGGCTGGGTCTATGCAATTACCAAAATTCCGGTGTTTGGCTGGCTTGCTGACAAGTTGTACGAGATTTGGGCAGATTGGCGCTTGGCATTGACGGGAAGACCGGATTTAGCCTCGATCGTGGCAGAACGCGAGAAATGTTCGATCGAGGGTCGTTGCCGAGTCGAGAAGCGCTAG
- a CDS encoding DMT family transporter — MTHSRIPKLAVFALIAIALLWGYSWTQMKIGVQYSSPFVFAALRNLGSGLILLSAILVRGQSPKPQQVPHTFLLGLLQTAGFSGFAAWALVSGGAGKTAILVYTMPFWTLLLAWYFLGERIKGLQWIAIGIAFSGLLLILDPFRLQGTLFSGILAVLAGLSWAGGAITAKKMDMANVNLLSLTAWQVLFGAVPLIAIALFVPAPPIQWNSAFISALAYNVLPGNAIPMFLWMYVLSQLPAGLSGLGMLMTPVMGVTFAALQLGEYPQPHELVGMGCVLGALVLTTIANRK; from the coding sequence ATGACTCATTCTCGGATTCCTAAGTTGGCGGTGTTCGCGTTGATTGCGATCGCGCTTCTTTGGGGCTACAGTTGGACGCAGATGAAGATTGGTGTACAGTACTCTTCGCCGTTTGTGTTTGCCGCCTTGCGGAATCTGGGGAGCGGGTTGATTTTGCTGAGTGCGATTCTCGTTCGAGGACAGTCCCCGAAACCGCAGCAAGTTCCGCATACTTTCTTGTTGGGACTGTTGCAAACTGCTGGATTTAGTGGATTTGCAGCTTGGGCGTTGGTGAGTGGAGGAGCCGGAAAAACAGCGATTCTGGTGTATACGATGCCGTTTTGGACGCTGTTGTTGGCGTGGTACTTTCTGGGGGAGCGGATTAAGGGCTTGCAGTGGATCGCGATCGGGATTGCGTTTTCCGGATTGTTGCTGATTCTTGATCCATTTCGATTGCAGGGCACTTTGTTCAGCGGAATTTTGGCAGTGTTAGCGGGGTTGAGTTGGGCAGGTGGAGCCATTACTGCGAAAAAAATGGATATGGCAAACGTGAATTTGCTGTCGTTGACTGCTTGGCAAGTGTTGTTCGGGGCAGTACCGCTGATCGCGATCGCGCTGTTTGTTCCGGCTCCTCCGATTCAGTGGAACTCTGCCTTTATCAGTGCACTGGCTTACAATGTGCTGCCGGGAAATGCGATTCCGATGTTTTTATGGATGTATGTGCTGAGTCAGCTTCCAGCAGGCTTATCAGGTTTGGGGATGTTGATGACTCCGGTGATGGGGGTGACGTTTGCAGCGTTGCAGCTTGGAGAATATCCGCAACCGCATGAATTGGTCGGGATGGGCTGTGTGTTGGGGGCATTGGTACTGACAACGATCGCGAATCGAAAATAG
- the rsmI gene encoding 16S rRNA (cytidine(1402)-2'-O)-methyltransferase, with protein sequence MTATLYIVGTPLGNLEDMTFRAVRTLQTVDLIAAEDTRHTGKLLQHFQIKTPQISYHDHNRHTRTAELIARLQQGTSIALVTDAGMPGISDPGYELVKACAENGIPVVPIPGATAAMTALSASGLKSDRFVFEGFLPAKETERREHLETLITDDRTLIFYEAPHRVQKTLQDIATVLGSDRQIVLARELTKLHEEFWRGTVEAAIAHYTTHEPKGEFTLIVSGAEPTEIVLTEEVLKAELLALMQQGVSRSQASRQLSQQTALPRRHLYQLALQIEP encoded by the coding sequence ATGACAGCAACTCTATATATTGTGGGCACACCCCTCGGCAATTTAGAAGACATGACATTTCGGGCAGTCCGGACTCTGCAAACTGTAGATTTGATTGCCGCCGAAGACACGCGCCACACTGGAAAACTCTTACAGCACTTCCAAATTAAAACGCCACAGATTAGCTATCACGATCACAATCGACATACAAGAACCGCAGAACTGATCGCTCGCTTACAGCAAGGCACCTCGATCGCACTTGTGACCGATGCAGGAATGCCCGGAATTTCTGATCCTGGGTACGAACTGGTAAAAGCTTGTGCAGAAAATGGAATTCCAGTTGTTCCAATTCCGGGAGCAACCGCCGCGATGACTGCTTTAAGTGCTTCGGGACTCAAGAGTGATCGATTTGTCTTTGAAGGCTTTCTACCTGCAAAAGAAACCGAACGGCGCGAACACTTGGAAACATTAATTACCGACGATCGCACTCTGATTTTCTACGAAGCTCCGCATCGAGTGCAGAAAACACTCCAAGACATTGCCACTGTTTTAGGCAGCGATCGACAAATTGTTTTAGCGCGAGAACTCACTAAACTGCACGAAGAATTTTGGCGCGGAACCGTCGAAGCTGCGATCGCCCATTACACAACTCATGAGCCAAAAGGTGAATTTACGCTGATTGTGTCTGGTGCAGAACCGACAGAGATTGTTTTAACTGAGGAGGTTCTCAAAGCTGAATTACTCGCGCTCATGCAGCAGGGAGTTTCTCGATCGCAAGCCAGCCGCCAGCTTTCTCAACAAACCGCTTTACCGCGTCGTCACCTGTATCAACTCGCCTTACAGATCGAACCATGA
- a CDS encoding sugar kinase → MSKRGLFVGLVTLDLIYLADAPPIANQKIVAKETTIAAGGPATNAAIAFQHLGTSATLAGAIGSHPICHLIKSDLETCGVQIIDLDPTKTESPPVSSIVVTQSTGDRAVVSINAVKSQVMIDCENLLDDIDIVLIDGHQMQLGAAIAKQAREKNIPVVIDGGSWKPGFETVLPYVDYAICSANFKPPTDQTVFDYLQSFGIPNIAITQGKNAIELQTLEIDVPKVPVIDTLGAGDIFHGAFCHYILEHSFTDTLSKAANVASHSCQFFGTREWMKRHL, encoded by the coding sequence ATGTCAAAACGTGGCTTATTTGTGGGATTGGTGACGCTAGATTTAATCTATCTTGCGGATGCACCTCCGATCGCGAATCAAAAAATCGTGGCAAAAGAGACGACGATCGCGGCTGGAGGTCCTGCGACAAATGCCGCGATCGCATTTCAACATTTAGGCACTTCTGCAACATTAGCGGGCGCGATCGGCTCACATCCTATTTGTCATTTAATTAAAAGTGACTTGGAAACTTGTGGTGTTCAGATCATTGATCTTGATCCAACTAAAACAGAATCGCCGCCTGTTTCCTCGATCGTCGTGACTCAATCAACAGGCGATCGAGCAGTCGTGTCAATTAATGCCGTGAAATCTCAAGTGATGATTGATTGTGAAAATCTTCTCGATGACATTGATATTGTCTTGATCGATGGACATCAGATGCAGCTTGGAGCCGCGATCGCAAAACAAGCCCGTGAGAAAAACATTCCGGTTGTGATTGACGGTGGAAGCTGGAAACCTGGATTTGAAACCGTCTTACCTTATGTAGACTATGCGATTTGCTCTGCCAACTTCAAACCACCCACCGACCAAACCGTCTTTGATTATCTACAAAGCTTTGGAATTCCAAACATTGCGATCACACAGGGAAAGAATGCGATCGAACTCCAAACCCTTGAAATTGATGTTCCCAAAGTTCCAGTGATTGACACACTCGGTGCAGGCGACATCTTTCATGGTGCATTTTGCCACTATATATTAGAGCACTCTTTTACAGACACACTTTCAAAGGCTGCCAATGTTGCTTCACATTCCTGTCAGTTCTTCGGCACCCGCGAATGGATGAAACGACACCTATAA
- a CDS encoding 3'(2'),5'-bisphosphate nucleotidase CysQ: MNFEGICAIARRVGWGAANILVEQSRNFEVEKSGDSPVTSADIAANSYILEKLQSVFDPQTFGYLSEETYQSEPAEVRLSRSWVWIIDPLDGTKDFINRTGEYALHIALAYQGRPVVAIVACPAVGKLYSATLNGGTWVETQNGDRHPVKASDKSNFEDLTVVASRSHRDVRFNQLMEQFPVKQQRQIGSVGCKIAAIVEQQADLYLSLSGKSAAKDWDFAAPELILTEAGGQFTYFDQSPVQYNRQDVSQWGGILASNGKIHRQLCETATDLVAKIDQ, from the coding sequence ATGAACTTTGAAGGTATTTGTGCGATCGCACGTCGAGTCGGTTGGGGAGCCGCAAACATTCTGGTCGAACAATCCCGCAACTTTGAAGTCGAGAAATCTGGTGATAGTCCGGTCACTTCAGCGGACATTGCGGCAAACTCGTACATTCTCGAAAAGCTGCAATCGGTGTTCGATCCACAAACCTTTGGTTATCTCAGCGAAGAAACTTATCAATCTGAACCTGCTGAAGTTCGTCTCAGTCGTTCTTGGGTGTGGATCATTGATCCGCTCGATGGCACTAAAGATTTCATCAACCGCACCGGAGAATACGCGCTGCATATTGCTCTCGCTTATCAAGGTCGTCCCGTCGTTGCGATCGTGGCTTGTCCCGCAGTCGGTAAACTCTATTCTGCAACCTTAAACGGCGGAACTTGGGTCGAAACTCAAAACGGCGATCGACATCCAGTAAAAGCTTCAGACAAATCCAACTTTGAAGATCTCACCGTCGTTGCGAGTCGCAGTCATCGCGATGTGAGATTTAATCAACTGATGGAACAATTCCCTGTGAAACAACAGCGTCAAATCGGCAGTGTCGGCTGTAAGATTGCTGCGATCGTCGAACAACAAGCCGATCTCTATCTTTCTTTATCGGGAAAATCTGCTGCGAAAGATTGGGATTTTGCCGCTCCTGAACTGATTTTGACCGAAGCAGGCGGACAGTTCACTTATTTCGATCAATCTCCAGTGCAATACAATCGCCAGGATGTTAGCCAGTGGGGAGGAATTCTTGCC